The Dasypus novemcinctus isolate mDasNov1 chromosome 13, mDasNov1.1.hap2, whole genome shotgun sequence genome segment ACCCCAGTGGAAGGGGTCATTCCACATTTAcggagtgcctactatgtgctaggtgtGCACAATACTATTTCCACTAGGAATACAGATTGGAAAACACAACGGGAACCTCAAAACGCTGACAGTAAAGTGAAATGCTGTAGTTATGTTATATGAGCAGTACCTTCAGGAGTGGGGTCCCTAGCTTGGACTGAAAAGTTAATCAAAAATCCTAGTCTTGCAAAATTGGTGTAACTTCCCAGATCAGGTAGGAAGAGATTCCCAGACAAGAGGGATGGGTGCGCAGTGGCAGGCGCAGAGAGGAGAGCGAGACAGGCATGGGGCGGGCACCGCATCAGCCAGGACCGGGGATCCTCCACGGTAGGTTCTGAGCATCCACGCGGTATTCGAAACAAGGAAGCGCAGGGAAAGCACTGTTCTCGAGCTAGCCGGAGGCGACACCAACATTAATAAGGCAGTCTCTATTTCCAAAGACTTGGCCTTTTTGTTGGCAGtttcaaactgagagttcagggGCTCCTAGAGTCGACTGAACCAGTCAGGGACCTCCTCCCAGCGCGCGCAGCTGCCGTGCTCCCCCTCCCGGCCTCGGCTGTGAGGAAGGAGCGCCGCTCCGGCTCCCTGGCCCCCGCGAGGCCTCCGCCGGTCAGGACTCAGGGCCCACGCGAAGGCTCGGCTCGCCCACCCGACGCCAGGGTGAGCGGGCGCCCCCGCCGTTGCTTCCTCAGGACCCCGCGAGGCCTCTGCGACGCGCCCGGCCGTACCGTCCGCCACGCCCCGTACCTACGAGCCGCAGCCCGCGCCGCCCTGCGGGGCTGCCTCGCCGAGCCGTTCCTGCAGGAACACCCGCACCCGCACCGCGCCGAGCAGCTGCAGGTCACGGCGCGGGCGCGGCACCGCGGGGAGCGCCGGtgctggcggcggcggcggcggcctccTTGGGCCCGCCCCCGCCGGCAGGCCCCACACCCCCGCCGTGCGGGTCGCGCCACCGCCTGTCTGTCCGCGCCGCCCCGCGGCTCCTCCCGCCGCAGACAGCCGGGGGAGAGGGTTGCCCCGGGGCGCGCAGTCCGCCGAGCGCAGCGCACGTGGGGCTTCCGTCAGTGTCCGGGAGCCGCTCCCCCGCGGCCGCCCGGGGCCCCCCCACCGGCGCCCGCCCCTGTCGCGGGTGGGGACGCTCTTCAAGGCTCGGAGGCACGCGGAAACCATGCCCGGGGCTGGGCCAAAGTTCTGGAGAAACGGAGGAAAAATAATGACTGTTCCCACAGAATCAAAGTGACTAGGTACTTGTGCATGATAGCGTCATCCCAGCTTCCCGTCAGGCAAGTTTCTGTGTTGGTGAAGTAAGAACCCAAACTTGTTACCTTAAAATTAGGCTGTTGATCGAGAACTCGAAAAATCCTGGGACTATCTGGTGTTTACACTCaagagttaaaaggaaaaaagcaaccCAAGGTGGAACGTTCAttccaaagaaaacaaagatcgtgttttcagaaataaagatgaaataagtaaacaaaagaaaataaaacaaccagTCTCGCGAAGGCCTGGAAAATGGGCGAGTGCCACTAACGGCAACATTGTTTGAATCCCGCAGTACTGATGATAATAGCTCTTTGTACGGTGCTGTGTAAGTTGAGGTGGGTCAAACTTTTTATTTACTGAGGACATTGAAATGGATTTGTCAAAGTTAAAGACCAAATGGTGTGTCTAAAATGTTAAACAATGCTTGAACAATCCAGACCTTTATGGATCCATCACGCTCAACTAGCTCAATCTAAGATTAATGTTACCAAGGTACAAAATCGTTTCTGACAGTTCTTTTCCTACTTTCAAAGagctatttttcattatttcataacGAGATGAAAATTAGTTGCAGAAACCAGTACCCCCAAAGGTGTGAAGTCATTTTCATAaatccaaaaataattttaaaatgtaaagtgttTTATCCGTAGTGTTGTGGGGTTTTAAGTTGCTATTTAAGAAATTTACTGTCCTATTTTTGAAGTATAATTTTGCCtgattgtttcattttattttacaaaataaagacCATTATGAGGTAGAACAAACATGTTACAATTTGGTTTTAATACAGTGTGGATGGCTTATATTAAGCATTCATTGGACAGATTTTTTGTAAAGTGATCCTATACTGTAAATACTTCGAATTTATGTGCCTGAAATAAGCATAATATATTCCTCATTTTCAACTTCcttgtggctcaagggatagctgcagaagtgattttttaaaaaaaatcatagttAGGATAGCTACAATAGCACTTTAAGAAGCATGCTGCTCTTTATTTACATGTCTGGTATGACTATAAAGTGGGATGGTCCGAATATGTAGCTCAGGAAAATATTGGCAAACATAGCCTTATgagttctataattttttttcatagttcAACCTGTTATCAACGAAAAGAATTGCCGTATCTTTAGAATTTCATTCAAACTTAAATGTTCTATTGTTTAAACGGtcaattaaagaagaaagaaggggaggacttggcccaatggatagggcttctgcctaccacatgggaggtccggggttcaaacccggagcctccttgaccggtgtggagctggcccatgcgcagtgctgatgcgtgcaaggagtgccctgccacgcaggggtgtccccggcgtagggcagccccatgcacaaggagtgcacccactaaggagagccgcccagcgcaaaagaaagtgcagcctgcccaggaatggtgccgcacacatggagagctgacacaacaggatgatgcaacaaaaagaaacacagattcctgttccgctgacaacaacagaagcggacaaagaagacgcagccaatagacacagagaacagacaaccggggtggggggagaggggagaaaaataaataaatacataa includes the following:
- the GLRX2 gene encoding glutaredoxin 2 isoform X1; translated protein: MVSACLRALKSVPTRDRGGRRWGGPGRPRGSGSRTLTEAPRALRSADCAPRGNPLPRLSAAGGAAGRRGQTGGGATRTAGVWGLPAGAGPRRPPPPPPAPALPAVPRPRRDLQLLGAVRVRVFLQERLGEAAPQGGAGCGS